A single Roseinatronobacter monicus DNA region contains:
- a CDS encoding ABC transporter substrate-binding protein, with translation MKMTRLAATFAATMIAAGPTLAETLHFPSLSYRTGPFAAGGIPFADGYSDYLTLINERDGGIGGVPIRQTECETAYNTERGVECYQSIRGDNPLVIQPLSTGITYQLIPRTMEDGVPMHTMGYGRTSAVNGEVFNWTFNYPANYWDGASVIVNYLLDENEGSLEGKKIALLYHNSAYGREPIPTLTNLAERHGYELLTIGVDSPGQEQGSQWLQIRRERPDYVVMWGWGVMNPTAIQEAANIRFPMENFIGVWWSGSQQDVRPVGAGAHGYKALAMHGTGTDYPIYDDMQQYVIDAGLYAGTGDEVGTVLYSRGMYAAMLAVEAAKKAQEIHGVAAITPAMMRDGMANLEITEELMVELGLPNFGPAFSVACENHGGSGEAMIQQWDAEAGEWNLITDWIAPDREMIMDMAMADSAAYAAENAITPACLN, from the coding sequence ATGAAGATGACCAGACTGGCCGCAACATTTGCGGCAACCATGATCGCAGCAGGCCCGACATTGGCCGAAACGCTGCATTTCCCGTCACTCAGCTACCGCACGGGGCCGTTCGCCGCAGGTGGCATTCCTTTTGCGGATGGGTATTCCGACTACCTGACGCTCATCAATGAACGCGATGGCGGGATTGGTGGCGTGCCGATCCGGCAGACCGAATGCGAGACTGCGTATAACACCGAGCGCGGCGTGGAATGCTACCAGTCGATCCGGGGCGACAACCCGCTGGTTATCCAGCCACTGTCCACCGGCATCACCTATCAGCTGATTCCGCGCACCATGGAAGACGGGGTGCCCATGCACACAATGGGCTATGGGCGCACCTCGGCTGTGAATGGCGAAGTGTTCAACTGGACCTTCAACTACCCCGCGAATTACTGGGACGGGGCCAGCGTGATCGTCAACTACCTGCTTGATGAGAACGAGGGCAGCCTTGAAGGCAAAAAGATCGCACTGCTCTACCACAACTCTGCCTATGGGCGTGAACCGATCCCGACCCTGACCAATCTGGCCGAGCGTCACGGCTATGAGTTGCTGACAATCGGCGTCGACAGCCCCGGTCAGGAACAGGGCAGCCAGTGGTTGCAGATACGTCGTGAACGGCCCGACTACGTCGTGATGTGGGGCTGGGGGGTTATGAACCCGACCGCCATTCAGGAAGCCGCGAATATCCGCTTCCCGATGGAGAATTTCATCGGCGTGTGGTGGTCCGGCTCGCAGCAGGACGTTCGGCCAGTGGGCGCTGGCGCACATGGCTACAAGGCGCTGGCGATGCATGGAACGGGCACAGATTACCCGATCTATGATGACATGCAGCAATATGTGATTGACGCGGGCTTGTATGCGGGCACCGGCGACGAGGTTGGCACAGTGCTGTATTCGCGCGGTATGTATGCGGCAATGCTGGCTGTAGAGGCCGCGAAAAAGGCGCAGGAAATCCACGGCGTCGCAGCGATCACCCCTGCAATGATGCGCGACGGCATGGCCAATCTGGAAATCACCGAAGAGCTGATGGTCGAACTTGGCCTGCCGAATTTCGGACCTGCCTTTTCCGTGGCCTGTGAGAACCATGGCGGCTCTGGCGAGGCGATGATCCAGCAATGGGACGCAGAAGCCGGAGAGTGGAACCTGATCACCGACTGGATCGCACCAGACCGCGAAATGATCATGGATATGGCGATGGCCGACAGCGCAGCCTATGCGGCGGAAAACGCTATCACGCCTGCTTGCTTGAACTGA
- a CDS encoding ABC transporter ATP-binding protein, protein MLDTSPTQTTLLEVNNIEVLYNHVILALKGVSFDVPKGGITALLGGNGAGKSTTLKAISNLIHSERGEVTKGSILYDGKNVVGLDPADLVKSGVVQVMEGRHCFEHLTVEENLLTGAYTRRDGRGAVAAELDLVYEYFPRLKERRKSQAGYTSGGEQQMTAIGRALMSRPSMILLDEPSMGLAPQLVEQIFEIVSRLNREQGVTFLLAEQNTNVALRYAHTGYILENGRIVMEGNAQELRENPDVKEFYLGMSDKGRKSFREVRSYRRRKRWLA, encoded by the coding sequence ATGCTGGATACAAGCCCGACCCAGACGACCCTATTGGAAGTCAACAACATCGAAGTGCTTTACAACCATGTCATTCTGGCGCTGAAAGGGGTCAGTTTTGATGTGCCCAAGGGCGGTATTACCGCGCTATTGGGGGGCAATGGTGCTGGAAAATCCACCACGCTCAAGGCGATTTCCAACCTGATCCATTCGGAACGCGGCGAAGTTACCAAAGGCTCGATCCTGTATGACGGCAAGAATGTCGTCGGTCTGGACCCTGCCGATCTGGTGAAATCCGGTGTCGTGCAGGTGATGGAGGGGCGGCATTGTTTCGAGCATCTGACCGTTGAAGAAAACCTGCTGACGGGTGCCTATACCCGCCGTGACGGGCGCGGGGCCGTGGCTGCCGAACTGGACCTCGTTTATGAATATTTCCCCCGCCTGAAAGAGCGCCGCAAATCGCAGGCAGGCTACACTTCAGGTGGTGAGCAACAGATGACCGCAATTGGCCGTGCGCTGATGTCACGCCCCTCAATGATCTTGCTGGACGAGCCATCCATGGGGCTGGCACCGCAGTTGGTTGAACAGATTTTCGAAATTGTCTCTCGTCTGAACCGCGAACAGGGTGTGACCTTCCTTTTGGCCGAGCAGAACACCAATGTCGCACTGCGCTATGCCCATACTGGCTATATCTTGGAGAATGGGCGCATCGTCATGGAAGGCAATGCCCAGGAACTGCGCGAAAATCCCGATGTAAAAGAATTCTATCTTGGCATGTCCGACAAGGGCCGCAAGAGCTTCCGAGAGGTGCGCTCCTACCGCCGCCGCAAGCGTTGGCTGGCGTGA